The Ranitomeya variabilis isolate aRanVar5 chromosome 7, aRanVar5.hap1, whole genome shotgun sequence genome includes a window with the following:
- the TFCP2L1 gene encoding transcription factor CP2-like protein 1 isoform X2 — protein sequence MLFWHSQPEHYNQHSGGSFLRDVLAIPIFKQEEHHSHLSPGIDAKPPPFQYVLCAATSPAVKLHEETLTYLNQGQSYEIRLLDNRKLGEYQEPSSKNIKSIIRVVFHDRRLQYTEHQQLEGWKWSRPGDRILNLDIPMSIGILDPRVSPTQLNTVEFLWDPSKRASAFVQVHCISTEFTPRKHGGEKGVPFRIQIDTFKQNENGEHTEHLHSASCQIKVFKPKGADRKQKTDREKIEKRTSLEREKYQSSFDTTILTECSPWPDLPYQSNSSSSPGYNSSPNSFTIGDGNCSPTPQVETPTLRNDKPIPGFHNETWNPEEKGKHLVPSANIQDVQQWLQRNRFPQYCRLLSSFSGADLLKMTKEDFIQVCGAADGIRLFNAVKGRHVRPRLTLYVCHESEQNRTVLQHKRDSSDSLCVYHALFLEEATAVELLEKIANLYAISPQQINQLYKQGPTGIHVIVSTEMVQNFPDESCFILSTLKAENSSGYDFILK from the exons ATGCTCTTCTGGCACTCGCAGCCTGAACACTACAACCAGCACTCGGGCGGAAGCTTCCTGCG TGACGTCTTGGCTATACCAATTTTTAAGCAAGAGGAACATCATTCTCACCTCTCCCCTGGCATAGATGCAAAGCCGCCCCCCTTCCAGTATGTCTTATGTGCAGCCACTTCCCCTGCTGTTAAACTGCATGAAGAGACTCTGACCTATCTCAACCAAG GACAGTCTTACGAAATTCGCCTCTTGGACAATAGAAAATTGGGAGAATACCAAGAGCCGAGTAGTAAAAATATCAAG AGCATTATACGAGTAGTTTTCCATGATCGGCGGCTGCAATATACGGAGCATCAGCAGCTCGAGGGCTGGAAATGGAGCAGACCTGGCGATCGCATTCTTAATCTAG ATATCCCAATGTCTATTGGTATATTGGATCCCAGAGTGAGCCCAACACAGCTGAATACTGTGGAATTCTTGTGGGATCCCAGCAAGCGAGCCTCTGCATTCGTTCAG GTGCATTGCATTAGCACAGAGTTCACACCTAGAAAACATGGAGGAGAGAAGGGCGTTCCATTTAGGATCCAGATTGACACGTTTAAACAGAACGAGAATGGAGAGCACACTGAACATTTACACTCTGCCAGCTGCCAGATCAAGGTCTTCAAG CCCAAAGGAGCAGACCGGAAACAGAAAACTGATCGAGAGAAAATCGAAAAACGGACCTCGCTGGAGAGGGAGAAGTACCAGTCGTCCTTTGATACCACCATTTTGACTGAG TGTTCGCCTTGGCCGGATCTGCCTTATCAGTCCAACAGCTCTTCTTCTCCTGGATACAACAGCTCCCCGAACAGCTTCACCATCGGAGACGG CAACTGTTCTCCAACGCCTCAGGTGGAAACTCCTACACTGCGTAATGAT AAACCAATTCCTGGATTTCATAATGAGACCTGGAATCCAGAGGAAAAAGGAAAG CATCTTGTGCCTTCGGCAAACATCCAAGACGTGCAGCAGTGGCTTCAGCGCAACAGATTCCCTCAGTACTGCAGGCTGCTGTCCAGTTTCTCTG GTGCTGATTTATTAAAGATGACCAAAGAAGATTTCATTCAAGTCTGTGGTGCGGCTGATGGCATCCGGCTTTTTAATGCGGTGAAGGGAAG GCATGTGAGGCCCAGGCTAACCTTATATGTCTGCCATGAATCTGAGCAGAACAGAACTGTCCTGCAGCACAAACGAGACTCCAGCGACTCTCTGTGTG TGTACCATGCATTGTTCTTAGAAGAGGCGACAGCCGTGGAATTATTGGAGAAGATTGCAAACTTGTATGCAATCTCCCCACAGCAAATCAATCAGCTTTATAAACAGGGACCAACTGGAATCCATGTGATTGTAAGCACAGAG ATGGTGCAGAACTTCCCGGATGAATCCTGCTTCATCCTCAGCACTCTGAAAG CAGAGAATAGTTCTGGTTATGACTTCATCTTAAAGTGA
- the TFCP2L1 gene encoding transcription factor CP2-like protein 1 isoform X1 gives MLFWHSQPEHYNQHSGGSFLRVREQRFDAALHSSDVLAIPIFKQEEHHSHLSPGIDAKPPPFQYVLCAATSPAVKLHEETLTYLNQGQSYEIRLLDNRKLGEYQEPSSKNIKSIIRVVFHDRRLQYTEHQQLEGWKWSRPGDRILNLDIPMSIGILDPRVSPTQLNTVEFLWDPSKRASAFVQVHCISTEFTPRKHGGEKGVPFRIQIDTFKQNENGEHTEHLHSASCQIKVFKPKGADRKQKTDREKIEKRTSLEREKYQSSFDTTILTECSPWPDLPYQSNSSSSPGYNSSPNSFTIGDGNCSPTPQVETPTLRNDKPIPGFHNETWNPEEKGKHLVPSANIQDVQQWLQRNRFPQYCRLLSSFSGADLLKMTKEDFIQVCGAADGIRLFNAVKGRHVRPRLTLYVCHESEQNRTVLQHKRDSSDSLCVYHALFLEEATAVELLEKIANLYAISPQQINQLYKQGPTGIHVIVSTEMVQNFPDESCFILSTLKAENSSGYDFILK, from the exons ATGCTCTTCTGGCACTCGCAGCCTGAACACTACAACCAGCACTCGGGCGGAAGCTTCCTGCG TGTAAGAGAACAGAGatttgatgctgctcttcattccagTGACGTCTTGGCTATACCAATTTTTAAGCAAGAGGAACATCATTCTCACCTCTCCCCTGGCATAGATGCAAAGCCGCCCCCCTTCCAGTATGTCTTATGTGCAGCCACTTCCCCTGCTGTTAAACTGCATGAAGAGACTCTGACCTATCTCAACCAAG GACAGTCTTACGAAATTCGCCTCTTGGACAATAGAAAATTGGGAGAATACCAAGAGCCGAGTAGTAAAAATATCAAG AGCATTATACGAGTAGTTTTCCATGATCGGCGGCTGCAATATACGGAGCATCAGCAGCTCGAGGGCTGGAAATGGAGCAGACCTGGCGATCGCATTCTTAATCTAG ATATCCCAATGTCTATTGGTATATTGGATCCCAGAGTGAGCCCAACACAGCTGAATACTGTGGAATTCTTGTGGGATCCCAGCAAGCGAGCCTCTGCATTCGTTCAG GTGCATTGCATTAGCACAGAGTTCACACCTAGAAAACATGGAGGAGAGAAGGGCGTTCCATTTAGGATCCAGATTGACACGTTTAAACAGAACGAGAATGGAGAGCACACTGAACATTTACACTCTGCCAGCTGCCAGATCAAGGTCTTCAAG CCCAAAGGAGCAGACCGGAAACAGAAAACTGATCGAGAGAAAATCGAAAAACGGACCTCGCTGGAGAGGGAGAAGTACCAGTCGTCCTTTGATACCACCATTTTGACTGAG TGTTCGCCTTGGCCGGATCTGCCTTATCAGTCCAACAGCTCTTCTTCTCCTGGATACAACAGCTCCCCGAACAGCTTCACCATCGGAGACGG CAACTGTTCTCCAACGCCTCAGGTGGAAACTCCTACACTGCGTAATGAT AAACCAATTCCTGGATTTCATAATGAGACCTGGAATCCAGAGGAAAAAGGAAAG CATCTTGTGCCTTCGGCAAACATCCAAGACGTGCAGCAGTGGCTTCAGCGCAACAGATTCCCTCAGTACTGCAGGCTGCTGTCCAGTTTCTCTG GTGCTGATTTATTAAAGATGACCAAAGAAGATTTCATTCAAGTCTGTGGTGCGGCTGATGGCATCCGGCTTTTTAATGCGGTGAAGGGAAG GCATGTGAGGCCCAGGCTAACCTTATATGTCTGCCATGAATCTGAGCAGAACAGAACTGTCCTGCAGCACAAACGAGACTCCAGCGACTCTCTGTGTG TGTACCATGCATTGTTCTTAGAAGAGGCGACAGCCGTGGAATTATTGGAGAAGATTGCAAACTTGTATGCAATCTCCCCACAGCAAATCAATCAGCTTTATAAACAGGGACCAACTGGAATCCATGTGATTGTAAGCACAGAG ATGGTGCAGAACTTCCCGGATGAATCCTGCTTCATCCTCAGCACTCTGAAAG CAGAGAATAGTTCTGGTTATGACTTCATCTTAAAGTGA